Proteins from a genomic interval of Gammaproteobacteria bacterium:
- the nadB gene encoding L-aspartate oxidase — protein MNTTLDYDVLILGSGLAGLTTALHLADRAKVAIVAKRDFQEGASLYAQGGIAAVLDAKDSVDLHVRDTLVAGAGLCNPQAVRFAVEEAPTVIEWLVRQGVPFTKERQPDGREDFHLTREGGHSQRRVVHAADATGQAVVSTLVERVRAHPNVDIYPNHVAVELITGAWLRRSTRRCLGAYLLDRDSGRVKTCAARFVVLATGGGGKVYLYTSNPDVATGDGIALGWRAGCRVANMEFIQFHPTCLYHPRAKSFLISEAVRGEGGRLLLPDGIPFMHNFDARGELAPRDIVARAIDHEMKRLGADFVYLDISHKGADFILRHFPNIHAHCLEYGFDMTREPLPVVPAAHYMNGGVMTDLRGRTDVEGLYAVGEVAHTGIHGANRMASNSLLECLVFGKSAATDILDEFSMVPNPGELPPWDESRSTDSDEMVVVSHNWDEVRRFMWDYVGIVRTNKRLQRAKHRVDLLILEIDQYYRDFRLTGDLIELRNLVLVADLIIRSARERGESRGLHYTLDNPLPDDSLPPRNTVLVPHRYRANST, from the coding sequence ATGAATACCACTCTGGATTACGACGTACTCATTCTCGGTAGCGGCCTCGCTGGCTTAACCACCGCCCTGCATCTGGCGGATCGTGCGAAGGTGGCGATAGTCGCCAAGCGTGACTTTCAGGAAGGCGCGAGTCTTTACGCCCAAGGCGGGATTGCTGCGGTCCTGGATGCCAAGGATTCCGTGGATCTCCATGTCCGTGACACCTTAGTGGCCGGAGCGGGATTATGCAACCCTCAAGCCGTGCGTTTTGCCGTTGAGGAAGCGCCAACGGTCATTGAGTGGTTGGTCAGGCAGGGCGTGCCCTTTACCAAGGAACGTCAACCGGACGGACGGGAAGATTTTCACCTCACCCGCGAAGGGGGGCATAGCCAACGACGCGTCGTTCATGCTGCTGATGCCACCGGTCAAGCAGTGGTCAGTACCTTAGTGGAACGGGTACGCGCTCATCCCAATGTCGATATTTACCCCAACCATGTGGCAGTCGAACTCATTACCGGTGCTTGGTTGCGACGCTCGACCAGACGCTGTCTAGGGGCCTATCTCCTGGATCGAGATAGTGGTCGGGTCAAGACGTGTGCCGCACGTTTCGTCGTATTGGCGACCGGTGGAGGTGGTAAGGTCTATCTTTATACCAGCAATCCCGACGTAGCAACCGGCGACGGTATCGCCTTGGGCTGGCGCGCTGGCTGTCGGGTAGCTAACATGGAATTCATTCAGTTTCACCCCACCTGTCTTTACCATCCACGCGCTAAATCTTTTCTAATTAGTGAAGCGGTTCGCGGAGAAGGCGGACGATTATTGTTGCCTGATGGGATTCCATTCATGCACAATTTTGACGCACGTGGAGAATTAGCGCCGCGAGATATCGTCGCTCGCGCCATCGATCACGAAATGAAACGTCTGGGTGCGGATTTTGTATATCTGGATATTAGTCACAAGGGTGCTGATTTTATTCTGCGACATTTTCCCAATATTCATGCCCATTGCCTGGAATATGGTTTCGACATGACGCGCGAACCGTTACCGGTGGTCCCTGCTGCTCATTACATGAATGGCGGCGTCATGACTGATCTGCGTGGACGTACCGATGTCGAAGGACTTTACGCTGTGGGGGAAGTAGCCCACACTGGAATTCATGGAGCCAATCGGATGGCGAGTAATTCTTTATTGGAATGTCTGGTATTTGGAAAATCAGCAGCTACCGATATTCTTGATGAATTTTCCATGGTTCCAAATCCTGGAGAATTACCTCCTTGGGATGAAAGTCGCTCAACCGATTCCGATGAAATGGTAGTGGTATCGCATAATTGGGACGAGGTACGTCGTTTCATGTGGGATTATGTAGGAATCGTGCGAACAAATAAACGATTACAGCGCGCCAAGCATCGGGTTGATTTGCTTATCCTGGAAATTGATCAATACTATCGAGATTTTCGTCTTACGGGTGATCTGATTGAATTACGTAATTTGGTCTTGGTCGCCGATCTTATTATTCGTAGCGCGCGCGAGCGGGGCGAAAGTCGTGGTTTGCACTATACCCTGGATAATCCGCTACCTGATGATTCCCTCCCGCCGCGTAATACGGTGTTGGTGCCTCACCGCTATCGAGCCAATTCAACGTAA
- the uvrD gene encoding DNA helicase II, translating to MDSDHSLLLDSLNDAQRAAVTVPPGPILVLAGAGSGKTRVLAHRIAWLLETRNATPSSILAVTFTNKAAREIRGRIETIGKMSSGSVGWVGTFHSLCHRMLRLHWQEAKLPQTFQVLDSDDQLRQIRRILRDLQLDESRFAPRQVTAFINGHKDEGRRSGHLQLIDNNPYTRGMTRIYTVYEQTCEKNGLVDFAEILLRAYELLRDNPALLAYYQGRFRHLLVDEFQDTNNLQYAWLRLLTGNNGFLFVVGDDDQSIYGWRGARIENIQKFSEDFPGTRTFRLEQNYRSTATILAAANSLIAHNQTRLGKELWTKGQAGDALLLYVAITDIEEARFVVERIQDWITRGGGHGDCAILYRSNAQSRLFEQELSRANVPFRVYGGLRFYERAEIKDTTAYLRLMINHDDDAAFERIVNTPNRAIGDRTMEILRTVARDEGMSLWRATLAVLERQQLAARAGNAVAGFLQLIDNLKQSCANLELHEMVDQVVVKAGLIEYYKKEDRLTAEAREENLAELVNAAREFIQQNSEPEQGLARFLSEAALGSEDSDPGGDIGQVQLMTLHAAKGLEFPLVFMVGMEEDLFPNARSIENSNRLEEERRLCYVGMTRAERQLILSYAEQRRLHGSYHPGMPSRFLKEIPAHLIQEVRMRGSVIRPSSYQSPTKSSFPSSRVPATAPIIAVSKTKKEAIILPAVPSPEPRRSSLVLPIVSVSEPKKGPGISPTVAVQVPETKVAVLDSLRVGKRVRHPTFGEGVILQMTGSGPEGRAQIQFTRHGVKWLVLGHARLSNI from the coding sequence TCTTCTTGATTCCCTTAATGACGCCCAACGCGCCGCAGTTACCGTGCCGCCTGGTCCAATTTTAGTGCTCGCCGGAGCCGGTAGCGGCAAAACCCGAGTGTTAGCGCATCGGATTGCCTGGTTGCTGGAAACCAGAAACGCAACTCCTTCCTCAATTCTCGCGGTGACTTTCACTAATAAGGCAGCACGAGAGATTCGCGGACGCATTGAAACCATTGGTAAAATGTCATCTGGTAGCGTGGGCTGGGTAGGAACCTTTCATAGCCTGTGTCACCGTATGTTGCGGCTGCATTGGCAAGAGGCGAAACTGCCTCAGACCTTTCAGGTGTTAGACAGCGATGATCAGCTCCGCCAGATACGACGCATTCTCCGCGACCTGCAACTCGACGAGAGCAGATTCGCGCCGCGCCAGGTAACGGCTTTCATTAATGGTCACAAAGATGAAGGTCGGCGGTCTGGTCATCTCCAGCTGATTGACAACAATCCCTACACGCGCGGTATGACTCGGATTTATACCGTATACGAACAGACCTGTGAAAAAAATGGACTGGTCGATTTCGCCGAAATCCTGCTGCGCGCTTATGAACTATTGCGTGACAACCCTGCGTTACTCGCTTATTACCAAGGAAGATTTCGTCACCTCTTGGTGGACGAATTCCAAGACACCAACAACCTTCAATATGCTTGGTTGCGGTTGCTAACGGGAAATAATGGCTTTCTTTTTGTCGTGGGTGACGACGATCAATCCATTTATGGATGGCGTGGAGCGCGTATTGAAAATATTCAAAAATTTAGCGAGGATTTTCCAGGTACGCGAACTTTTCGCCTGGAGCAAAATTACCGTTCCACGGCGACGATTTTAGCGGCGGCCAACAGTCTGATTGCCCATAATCAAACTCGTCTTGGTAAAGAATTATGGACTAAAGGTCAGGCGGGTGACGCGCTGTTGCTGTACGTAGCGATTACTGACATAGAGGAAGCGCGTTTCGTGGTTGAACGCATTCAGGATTGGATCACTCGTGGAGGCGGTCATGGCGATTGCGCGATTCTTTATCGTTCCAATGCTCAGTCACGGCTTTTCGAGCAAGAATTATCACGCGCCAATGTTCCCTTTCGGGTTTATGGTGGGTTGCGTTTCTATGAGCGTGCGGAAATCAAGGATACCACTGCATATCTGCGCCTGATGATCAATCATGATGATGATGCCGCTTTCGAGCGCATCGTGAATACTCCGAATCGTGCCATTGGCGACCGCACCATGGAAATCTTGCGCACGGTAGCGCGCGACGAAGGTATGAGCCTATGGCGGGCCACACTCGCAGTTCTGGAACGGCAGCAGCTCGCGGCGCGCGCGGGTAACGCGGTGGCGGGATTTTTGCAACTCATTGATAATTTGAAGCAATCCTGCGCAAACCTTGAACTTCATGAAATGGTGGACCAGGTGGTGGTCAAGGCAGGATTAATTGAATACTACAAAAAGGAAGATCGTTTAACTGCTGAGGCGCGCGAGGAAAATCTGGCGGAGCTGGTGAACGCAGCACGTGAGTTTATTCAGCAAAATTCGGAGCCAGAACAAGGCTTGGCACGTTTTCTCTCCGAGGCTGCCCTCGGTAGCGAGGATTCAGACCCAGGTGGCGATATCGGGCAAGTTCAGCTCATGACCCTTCATGCGGCTAAAGGTTTAGAGTTTCCGTTGGTATTCATGGTCGGCATGGAAGAAGATTTATTTCCCAATGCCCGCAGCATCGAAAATTCCAATCGTCTTGAGGAAGAACGACGGCTGTGTTATGTGGGCATGACTCGCGCCGAGCGTCAGCTAATCCTAAGCTATGCCGAGCAGCGGCGTCTTCATGGCTCCTATCATCCTGGTATGCCTTCGCGTTTTCTCAAGGAAATTCCTGCGCATTTGATACAGGAGGTTCGTATGAGGGGCAGTGTGATCCGACCTTCCTCGTACCAATCTCCAACAAAAAGTTCGTTTCCCTCATCAAGAGTACCGGCGACTGCGCCGATCATTGCCGTTTCAAAAACTAAAAAAGAAGCTATCATTTTGCCAGCAGTGCCTTCTCCAGAACCAAGAAGATCATCGTTAGTATTACCGATAGTTTCGGTGTCGGAACCTAAAAAAGGACCAGGAATCTCTCCGACGGTCGCGGTTCAAGTTCCAGAAACAAAGGTTGCCGTGCTGGATTCATTGCGGGTCGGAAAACGGGTGCGTCATCCAACTTTTGGCGAAGGGGTGATATTACAAATGACAGGCAGTGGTCCGGAGGGTCGTGCGCAAATTCAATTTACCCGGCATGGCGTCAAATGGTTGGTGCTAGGTCATGCCCGGCTCTCAAATATTTGA